Proteins from a single region of Nomascus leucogenys isolate Asia chromosome 21, Asia_NLE_v1, whole genome shotgun sequence:
- the CAV3 gene encoding caveolin-3 → MMAEEHTDLEAQIVKDIHCKEIDLVNRDPKNINEDIVKVDFEDVIAEPVGTYSFDGVWKVSYTTFTVSKYWCYRLLSTLLGVPLALLWGFLFACISFCHIWAVVPCIKSYLIEIQCISHIYSLCIRTFCNPLFAALGQVCSSIKVVLRKEV, encoded by the exons ATGATGGCAGAAGAGCACACAGACCTCGAGGCCCAGATCGTCAAGGATATCCACTGCAAGGAGATTGACCTGGTGAACCGAGACCCCAAGAACATTAACGAGGACATTGTCAAG GTGGATTTCGAAGACGTGATTGCAGAGCCCGTGGGCACCTACAGCTTTGACGGCGTGTGGAAGGTGAGCTACACCACCTTCACCGTCTCCAAGTACTGGTGCTACCGCCTGTTGTCCACGCTGCTGGGCGTCCCACTGGCCCTGCTCTGGGGCTTCCTGTTTGCCTGCATCTCCTTCTGCCACATCTGGGCGGTGGTGCCGTGCATTAAGAGCTATCTGATCGAGATCCAGTGCATCAGCCACATCTACTCACTCTGCATCCGCACCTTCTGCAACCCACTCTTCGCGGCCCTGGGCCAGGTCTGCAGCAGCATCAAGGTGGTGCTGCGGAAGGAGGTCTAA